The DNA segment ACCGGGCGGACCGCCGCAACCGATCCCGGGGCTCGGAGCCCTCGCCGGCCCACTGACCGCGTTCGGTGGCCCGATGGGTTTGCCGCACGGAGCGCCGCAAAGTATGCTGAAGGCACCGCCCGATCTGCACCGGGAGGACTTGAAAGTGCCGCTCGGTGGACCCTCCGCTGAGGAGCGTATGGTATGTGTTGCGGAGCGTGATTTCCATTCCGCCAGCGCGGACGAACCTAAGTGTgccttttctccttctttaAACCATTCTACAGCGCAACTCCGTATCACCGGCGGATCGGGAAAAGTATCGACCACGATCACCCCTCGAGCTGGACGGCGAAGCAAAGCGGCGGAAAGAGGAAAAGCTTAACCACGTAAGTAGCTGTCGTCGCGTGCCGGGAGAGGTTGTTAGGATCGAACATATATGCGTGTCGTCCCCCGTTTTCCCCGCAGCATCATAGCTCAGTCAGAAGAGAGGAGGAGGGTGTGCTTAGAGCGTGTGTTTTGTCTGTGTCTGCTTTTAAGattcgttttttctttctttcttttttgtgcgcTAAATGCGTACAATGCGTTccgttgtgtgttgtgctcgTATGGTTGCAAGTATGATACaatcctcacacacacacgcacacaaagcaTTAATCATTTAACTCTTTAACCGTTTTCTTTGCAAATATATCAAGGCTGAACCATTTGCGCAGGTTCTATATGTTACAAAGATtgttgtaaaatgtaaaaaaaaacattgcaaacatgTAGAAGCCTGTGAAAAGTCTACAAAATTACTCCCAAAATGTACACCCTATTTAAAGGAATACAAAATGAACTtaaattttgcaacaaaacagTAGACAGAATGATGTTAAAAAATGGTCGATCACCAACCTAAAATGATCGCGCCTGATGGTCACAAGCTTTTTATGCTACACCCCGTTTGATTGATTTCATGCTGTTATGTGGTCCTCGTCCTCGGTAGTAGTGTCCTGCCCAGTTTTCGTTGCTCACCTTGTGCCGTTTTCGTCCAACCGTACCCTCCCTCTCAATTCTCTCAGTTTGACCCGAGTATTGAACCGTTTGCCCTATATTGTTTTGCAGGAAAGTGATGGTGAGAAAAGTGATCAGGATTTAGTGGTGGACGTCGCGAACGAAACGGTAAgggttgtgtgcgtgtgtgtgtgtgtgtgtgtgtgagcgtgtttgtacgtgtgtgcgtgtgtgtttgcgtgtacgtgtgtgtacgtgtgtgtacgtgtaagGTTTGCGTTCGCTCGAATTAACGTGGCGCGCATTCTAGTTTGTATGACCGAAAAGAGagtaagagaaagagagagagagagagagagagagacagggagCGAGAGCGAGATGTTTAAGTCAAGAAACACACTCTCACCAGCGCAAAATTTAAACTCAGTAGCATTTGATTTGGTTGAAGTCAGATTAAGAATAAAGGATAAGTCCTGGTTGCTCATCATTCCTTTGTCACCATCACTACCGTGCCACCCCTCCCACCGTGCTGTGTCCTttattagtgtgtgtgtatgtgtgtgagtgctagTGCAAGCTGTTTAGCGTCTTTAGCTTTGTTTTGTCGTATGTTTatcgtttgtttattttttttgtttgtttgtttgttttttcccctggCTCAACCATCTCGTTCATACGACTCCCATGCTCTGCTGCATCGTCCTTTTagattgcatttttatttttattttagtttatttcgTACTTCATTCGTCTTCTTTCTGTCGTCATTTCCCATTTAGTTGTATGTGATTAGCCTTACCCTACACATGTGTTGTATCGTTACTAGTTACCTTCATCGACTGCAGTTTGTAATTAAACTCCTACCATCGTTAGAAACATCTTCCGTATTAGAAACATCTGTAGACAAAGTAATCCAATACACACCAATTCCAGTCcaccaatcacacacacatacagacaccaCATTCCTGTTATCCGTTGTCGTCGTTTGCGTTCGATCTGCCTGTCCCCTCCCTGGTAGAAGCTGTTGTGTTTCTAGTTGTGTTTACATTGTATCATTGTGTAGGGTGTACCTTCCTTCCCAGTTTGTGTATtcgttgccattttttgtgtggttcCCAGCAAACCGTGTGTTATGCTAGAAGTAAATGCTTATTTTCGCTAAGCGAagagcttttgtgtgtgtgtgtgtttccccgCTGGTTCCAATTCTCGAACGTTTGTTCCTCTCCTGCAGGGTTCACCGTCACCCCGGCCGAACGGCGACCATCAGTCGGATCGTGGCGATCGGGACAGTATCGGGCTGAATGGCAGCGATAAGGCAGGCTCGAGCAGTTTGAAGGGTGCCAACGATCGACCCCCGTCCCGCTCTGGCTCGAGCTCGTCCCGATCAACGCCCAGCCTCAAAACGAAGGATGTAAgcaacaagcgacgaaccccgctTTCTTTCTGACGATCCGTGCTCTTAtcgtgtttcgtttcgttctccCCCACCCTACCCTTCTAGCTCGATAAACCAGGAACTCCCGGCGCGAAGGCCCGCGTCCCCACGCCCAACTCGTCCACACCCGGCGGTGTCCCGAAAGCCGTAGTACCTTCGCCAGCCGCCGGCTATCCTCCCTCGCCATATCAGCGACCGTCGGACCCGTACGCCAGACCGCCGCCCGACCCGTATGGTCGGCCTCCGATGCCTTTCGATCCTCACGGTCACGTCCGCACCAACGGTATCGCGCTGCCCGTGTCGAGCGGAAAACCGTGAGTATTGTCACTTCCCCAGCACCCGCTGGAATGCCGCTTCCCACTGAGCACCGTCTAACTGGTCCCCttttgtcccccccccccctccattcCAGTGCCTACTCCTACCATATGAACGGGGAAGGTGCCCCGCAGCCCGTCCCGTTCCCGGCCGACGCCCTTACCGGGCCCGGCATTCCGCGACACGCCCGCCAAATCAACACCCTCTCGCACGGGGAGGTCGTGTGCGCGGTCACCATCTCGAACCCGACCAAGTACGTCTACACCGGCGGCAAGGGTTGCGTGAAGGTGTGGGACATATCGCAGCCGGGCAACAAGAGCCCCGTCAGCCAGCTGGACTGTCTGGTAAGTGGATTCGCTTTCGGCGTTGCGCCGGCAAATTTCGCGCCAGCAGACCCGCCCCTTTAATGGCCGGTTGGTTATAATTCGCAGCAGCGAGACAACTATATCCGCTCCGTGAAGCTGCTCCCGGACGGCCGAACGCTGATCGTCGGGGGCGAAGCGTCGAACCTGTCGATCTGGGACCTGGCCAGCCCGACGCCCCGGATAAAGGCGGAGCTGACGTCGGCGGCACCTGCCTGCTACGCGCTCGCCATCAGTCCCGACTCGAAGGTGTGCTTTTCGTGCTGCAGCGACGGCAACATTGCCGTGTGGGATCTGCACAACCAGACGCTGGTGCGCCAGTTCCAGGGCCACACGGACGGTGCGTCCTGCATCGACATCAGCCCGGACGGGTCGCGCCTGTGGACCGGCGGGCTGGACAACACGGTCCGCTCGTGGGATCTGCGGGAAGGTcgccagctgcagcagcatgaCTTTAGCTCACAAATCTTCTCCCTCGGCTACTGTCCAACGGGTAAGTTTTGGTGTGCAGTGTGCCGCTCCAGTGGGTTCAGTCTCAACACACgtctcttttccatccaaacACAGGCGAATGGTTAGCGGTCGGAATGGAGAACTCGCACGTGGAGGTACTACACGCCACGAAGCAGGACAAGTATCAGCTGCATCTGCACGAGAGCTGCGTGCTGTCGTTGCGGTTCGCCGCCTGTGGCAAATGGTTCGTCTCGACCGGAAAGGACAATCTGCTGAACGCATGGCGTACGCCTTACGGTGCCAGCATTTTCCAGGTACGTTTTCAGCGCCAACTCCTCCTTCAACCGTTGCTATGGTAACGATTCTAATTGAACGATTTCTCCCTCTGCTGTCTTCCAAACAGTCAAAGGAAACCTCGTCAGTACTAAGTTGTGATATTTCGACCGATGACAAGTACATTGTCACTGGCTCCGGTGATAAGAAAGCAACCGTGTACGAGGTGATCTACTAAAAGGCCCCCACCACCCGTTTGTTGAGGaattgtctgtgtgtgtattttgcgACAGTGTATAGAACATCCAGCCGGCTAAAAAGGAACTCGCCTCGTATTGTGGTGCGTCCTAGAGATTGATCCATTCTGTGCCGCTTCTGTCGCAGATTCATGATAATAATGGTGAAACACACCGGGGCACTACGAATCAACTACCACACACGGGCAACACATCAAGTGACTTAAATGTGACGGAAGAACAACGGCCGTTCGTGGTGAATCGGGGGAGGAGGGAGCGCCCAAGCCCAAACGCGACGTAGAGGAATGCATAACGTCAATTGCACATGTGAGCGCGTATGCATTCAAGCTGCTACTATGTACAAAGGAAAGGATAGCAGACACACAGCATcaaacacccacccacccaccacatgacacacacacacaaaaataaaaggcaaaaaggcGCCCTTCGAAAGCGGTGGCTACATATAAGTGTCGCATTCGCTCTATCTCagttaattatttgttttttagaTTTCTAATCATGTAATAAGATGTGAATTGTATGctgcatgtgtgcgcgcgcgtgtgtgtgtgtgtgtgtgttcgggcgtgggaatatgtgtgtgtatatgagAAGGAGGCGAAGTGAGACAGAAGTGCGAGAGAAAAAGCGGTAGCTTTTAAGctaagaagaagcagaatcaCAAAGTAAATAGTAAGTAACTTAAGCGTGTCTAAGTGCGGTAGGTAGCAAAGGTAAAACTGAAAACAGAAGGCAGAAGAAGTTAGTAATCGGCAACACTGAACAACCAACAGCAAGAAGTCACAGTGAAGAACTTGACGTgcattatgtaaaaaaaaacaaacaatctgaaggaagcacattaaaaaaaacaggataATCCCATATGAAATGAGATGTAAAAGCGCATCGTCTAGTTGTTGAAACAAACAGTTTGAATTTGAAAGGATGAAAGGAAAGGCAAAAAGAGTAGAAGAAGAgcaacaagaaagaaaaaaacacatataaaaatgaatatgacaaaacaacaaaacagaagaaataaaaacggaAACCACCACCTCTTCCCCATCTTAATAGAGAAATGAACCAAATCGTATCCCCAACCAGTGTCAAACAAAACTCGAGTGAAAGAAtgcgttgtgtgtgtatgtgtgcatgaaagcagacagaagaagaagaaagaagggagtaaaagatcaacaaaacaaaagaaaatgtaaaaattaatCCTCCTTCCAGGGGCGGAGGGAGGGCCAGCCGGGTAGAAAGACCGGCCGGCAAATTGTGTATAGCGGGAGGAAGGGGGCGCGAGGAAAAGTGTGATCGTTTGCATATAGTAGGCGAAACAACAAATCCAGTTGCTTAGTAGCGAGGAAGCATACATTTGCACATAATAATTAACATTCTAATCCCTCTCATAGCTCTGTGTACAGTATTTTGAGCCCTTTCGAGCGCATTCTTAGCGGTTTCAGCCGGACCGGGACGGAACGGTGAGCGGCaatggcgcgtgtgtgtgtgtgtgtggtacgaGTTCGTACATTCGCTCACCACACTCCGTGTATTGTGCACACATGGACATCCCAACATCCCACTCCCCAAAATCACCACCTCCCTCCCACCCAACGCCGCTGGCCTGTTGCAGAGCAAACCGTGTGAAAAACGTTGCAACGGTTTAGGTAAATTGGTTTAGAAAGACGCAGCATACTAGGCAACAAAGCAGAAGGAAACATTCGCGATGctgccgaagaagaagaagaaaaaaagaaacagattGTATGATCGCTTAATTGTTTATGTTAGTTGTGTTTAACTACGGAACAACAGAAAGAGACACTGacaggaaagagagaaaggaaaggaCACAAAATTCgtttaaattttcaaacacTGCTGCATTGAATGGTTGAATTGATATATACTTATTTTTGATtcaaaaagcattttgatCGACATGTACCGATAATGGGAcgggagcgagagaaagagtcAAAAATGGCTAATCTAAACAGTTTAAAACACAAAGATGATTCTATTGAGAGCATCAAAGAAAGTTTGGAAACTTAATTTATTGCCTGTCTGTGTCGTTTCGCATAAACGGCCAGCATGGCCAACACCGTTTCCGTTTCCTTTGGTGTCCCTCTTGTGGACACTATCAACACGGAAATATAGTTCTAAATGTTTGCTCTAACAGGCCGAAATCTCATTTGCAATTGACTCAAAGTAAATACAAACAAGCTTAAGTACACACTATCTAAAACCATCTCACCTGTCTGAAACGAGCGAAAGGTGGGGATAAGAGGCATGACATTCGATGAAAACAGCATTTATTGTTTGATTGATGAACCCTAAATGTGTTGCTTCAAGTGTGTTCTGCCATTCACTCTCCATCCAAGGCACGAGCCAATTTACTGGACGAGTGAGGAGGTGGCGTGACGAGCGTGTTAAATTAGAGCAGCGAAAGATGTAGAAATGAAGCGCACTGTGAAGGCAGAACGAACGTTGAAGGCAGCAGTAGGAGCGCGGGTAGAGGGGGTGAGAAAATGGAGAAACATAATGAATATTTTTAGAAATGGAAAACCGAAAAACTATTAATCATTGATGCGTCGTATATCTGTTGTGTGAATTTGAAAGAAATGAGAAAATGGAATTTGCCAAATTCTTCGTGCGAAGCAAATGTGGGTAAGTAAATCAATACTGTGTCTTGACACGGTTAAACTCGAAATGGTCAATGATGTCCGGAAATGGTCAACAAAGTGTTTTGTTGGACCTACATGTGGTTGAacatctttctctctgtcttccAACATGATGATTCAGATTACATTATGACCTTTGAACACctcatctttctctctctcacgatagagcacgtcgatgtgacatggcccggtcaacaatcattctccaggatgctcagTCTACGACTGAAACCTCTTATTCatgtagacacccgatctccgtcagatctcgcttcacctggtccaaccatcgagttcgctgtgctcgcctgcgccttatgccgaactgggggtcgctgtcgaacaccttcttggtggggcatgagtccggcatcctcatgacttgccccagccatcgtatcctgttgccagccttcgccaccgtcaggatgcttgattcgccgtacagctcagcaagctcgtggttcatttCGTAACGACCGTCCCGAGATAGCAGAACTTCTATACTACCTCGACTCAACTTATACTCAACTtatacactgcttcccagtTGATCTGAGTCTCCGGCAAGCAGattcttcgtcttcgtcgggtgtacgcctcacacaccttcgctgatgtcctgccgatgatgtcgatgtcatctgcgaagccaagaaattggagagaacggtagaggatcgtgccacggatgtcgttgtctagctCCGCGCTTcaaatgacaccttccagggcgatgttgaagagcaCACAGAAGAGTCCgtcaccttgcctcagacccctatgagattcgaacgattccgacgtcgctactctcaccttgcacttCATGGTGGCCTCTAATAGTcggatcaacttcccagggaagtggtaccgctgcatgatgctACATAGCTCATTCCGGTCTATGGTGTTGTAagccgccttgaagtcgatgaacaggtggtgtGTAGGGATCTGGCGctctggaggatctgccgtagagtgaaattttggtcggtggtggatttgcctccaacaaacccagTTTGGTAGCTGCCAACGAAATTTGTAGTAAGGGGCGCAAGTCTGAAGAATGCAGGACAGGGACaggacaggatcttgtaggcggCACTCAAGACTGTTGTT comes from the Anopheles coluzzii chromosome 2, AcolN3, whole genome shotgun sequence genome and includes:
- the LOC120948849 gene encoding protein groucho isoform X11 codes for the protein MYPAPTRHPSASVSSSKYIPSYLGGPPPQGRQFTIAETLERIKEEFNFLQAQYHSLKLECDKLASEKTEMQRHYVMYYEMSYGLNVEMHKQTEIAKRLNALIGQLLPFLATEHQQQIASAVERAKQVTMPELNAIIGQHQQQGIQQLLIHAQQIPGGPPQPIPGLGALAGPLTAFGGPMGLPHGAPQSMLKAPPDLHREDLKVPLGGPSAEERMRNSVSPADREKYRPRSPLELDGEAKRRKEEKLNHGSPSPRPNGDHQSDRGDRDSIGLNGSDKAGSSSLKGANDRPPSRSGSSSSRSTPSLKTKDLDKPGTPGAKARVPTPNSSTPGGVPKAVVPSPAAGYPPSPYQRPSDPYARPPPDPYGRPPMPFDPHGHVRTNGIALPVSSGKPAYSYHMNGEGAPQPVPFPADALTGPGIPRHARQINTLSHGEVVCAVTISNPTKYVYTGGKGCVKVWDISQPGNKSPVSQLDCLQRDNYIRSVKLLPDGRTLIVGGEASNLSIWDLASPTPRIKAELTSAAPACYALAISPDSKVCFSCCSDGNIAVWDLHNQTLVRQFQGHTDGASCIDISPDGSRLWTGGLDNTVRSWDLREGRQLQQHDFSSQIFSLGYCPTGEWLAVGMENSHVEVLHATKQDKYQLHLHESCVLSLRFAACGKWFVSTGKDNLLNAWRTPYGASIFQSKETSSVLSCDISTDDKYIVTGSGDKKATVYEVIY
- the LOC120948849 gene encoding protein groucho isoform X8 codes for the protein MYPAPTRHPSASVSSSKYIPSYLGGPPPQGRQFTIAETLERIKEEFNFLQAQYHSLKLECDKLASEKTEMQRHYVMYYEMSYGLNVEMHKQTEIAKRLNALIGQLLPFLATEHQQQIASAVERAKQVTMPELNAIIGIHAQQIPGGPPQPIPGLGALAGPLTAFGGPMGLPHGAPQSMLKAPPDLHREDLKVPLGGPSAEERMRNSVSPADREKYRPRSPLELDGEAKRRKEEKLNHESDGEKSDQDLVVDVANETGSPSPRPNGDHQSDRGDRDSIGLNGSDKAGSSSLKGANDRPPSRSGSSSSRSTPSLKTKDLDKPGTPGAKARVPTPNSSTPGGVPKAVVPSPAAGYPPSPYQRPSDPYARPPPDPYGRPPMPFDPHGHVRTNGIALPVSSGKPAYSYHMNGEGAPQPVPFPADALTGPGIPRHARQINTLSHGEVVCAVTISNPTKYVYTGGKGCVKVWDISQPGNKSPVSQLDCLQRDNYIRSVKLLPDGRTLIVGGEASNLSIWDLASPTPRIKAELTSAAPACYALAISPDSKVCFSCCSDGNIAVWDLHNQTLVRQFQGHTDGASCIDISPDGSRLWTGGLDNTVRSWDLREGRQLQQHDFSSQIFSLGYCPTGEWLAVGMENSHVEVLHATKQDKYQLHLHESCVLSLRFAACGKWFVSTGKDNLLNAWRTPYGASIFQSKETSSVLSCDISTDDKYIVTGSGDKKATVYEVIY
- the LOC120948849 gene encoding protein groucho isoform X12 — protein: MYPAPTRHPSASVSSSKYIPSYLGGPPPQGRQFTIAETLERIKEEFNFLQAQYHSLKLECDKLASEKTEMQRHYVMYYEMSYGLNVEMHKQTEIAKRLNALIGQLLPFLATEHQQQIASAVERAKQVTMPELNAIIGIHAQQIPGGPPQPIPGLGALAGPLTAFGGPMGLPHGAPQSMLKAPPDLHREDLKVPLGGPSAEERMRNSVSPADREKYRPRSPLELDGEAKRRKEEKLNHGSPSPRPNGDHQSDRGDRDSIGLNGSDKAGSSSLKGANDRPPSRSGSSSSRSTPSLKTKDLDKPGTPGAKARVPTPNSSTPGGVPKAVVPSPAAGYPPSPYQRPSDPYARPPPDPYGRPPMPFDPHGHVRTNGIALPVSSGKPAYSYHMNGEGAPQPVPFPADALTGPGIPRHARQINTLSHGEVVCAVTISNPTKYVYTGGKGCVKVWDISQPGNKSPVSQLDCLQRDNYIRSVKLLPDGRTLIVGGEASNLSIWDLASPTPRIKAELTSAAPACYALAISPDSKVCFSCCSDGNIAVWDLHNQTLVRQFQGHTDGASCIDISPDGSRLWTGGLDNTVRSWDLREGRQLQQHDFSSQIFSLGYCPTGEWLAVGMENSHVEVLHATKQDKYQLHLHESCVLSLRFAACGKWFVSTGKDNLLNAWRTPYGASIFQSKETSSVLSCDISTDDKYIVTGSGDKKATVYEVIY